The following is a genomic window from Deltaproteobacteria bacterium.
CCTTGTGAACCACGACCAGCAGGATGCCGCCGCCGTTCGGATCGGACACGAGAACCGGATGATGATAGCCCTCGGTCGGCTCGAAAGGGGTCGGGGGCTGAATGACCGCCGGATTCGCCGCAACGTCGAATGTGAAGACGTCGCCGTTCGCGAAATCCGTCGCCCCATCTTCGATCACAAAGCTCACCATGCCGGTGTCCGTGCTGTACGGCAGGCCCGTTGTCGCTTCCGCGAGCGTCGCCTTGGAGGGGCTCTCGACCGACCAAATCTCGTTGCCCGACACGCTGTCGTCGGTACACGTCACGGTGTATGTGCCGGCCTCGGCGGCCATCGACACGATGACGTCACTGATGTCGCCGTTGCCCGCGTTGCCGGCGTCCACATCCGGCGTCACGTCCGGCGTGAACGTCGAGCCGTCGAATCCGTTGCCCGACGGGTCGATGATCGCGGTGAAAAGCTGCGTGTAGTGTTTGTCCGAGTTCGCGTCATCGTCGAGGAAGGACTGGAACGCGATCAGGATGTTTCCATTCGGGAGCTGCGTCAGAGTGGGGCGCATGACGTGGCGGTTAATGAACACCGAAGAACCGGCGACCAGGTCGGAACCGTCCGTCGTGTCCGAAAGAACGTACCGGATCTGCTCCACGATTCCCCCATTGTCTTTGTCGCCGAAGCTGCCGGTGCCGATGACGGTATGGACGTTATTTCCATCGTACACCTCACGGATCTCGCCGCGCTGGCCCCAGAAGAGAGAGCCGTCGAGTTCTCCGAAGGTGCTGATGTCTCCAAACCCGTCCGTGGCGTTCCACGTGCGCCAACCGAATTCGCCGCTGCCGTCCGGATTTTCCGTTTCGTCATACGCCTCGTCGCGCCACATGATGTAGAGGTTGCCGTCTTCACGCAGCGTGATGCGAGGGTGCGTGGACTGCGTTCCGTCCACGTCCGAGATCGGCTCGCCGGCGGGTTCGCTCAGGATGTCGCTCGCCACCGTGCTGAAGGTGAACTTGTCGCCGTTCGCGAACGGCGTGCCGCCGTCCGTCGCGTAAAACGAAATCGGCGAAGTGAATTCGTTCGACTCCGTGTCCGGGAAAATCGTCCCCGTACCGGCTGTCCACGGCAGTTCGCCGCTCACGGAACCCGTGGCGGTCCAATCCGTGCCGTCGTATTCGAGCGTCC
Proteins encoded in this region:
- a CDS encoding IPT/TIG domain-containing protein; this translates as MVLCVAFVASAHAASIYKLNDGQALDHSKGSHDVEVDNDGNVHIVTIGQSEDVVTDGYNNEPQVYYMMVAPDGDVLIDTTWITTGGTGYTDKAKPQLTWTDSTKSTLAVVWADEKDDVFFVLLNPSDHAQDGSDAIPAVEDLTADGGNTGDGTMGVWTAAGATISEDWTLEYDGTDWTATGSVSGELPWTAGTGTIFPDTESNEFTSPISFYATDGGTPFANGDKFTFSTVASDILSEPAGEPISDVDGTQSTHPRITLREDGNLYIMWRDEAYDETENPDGSGEFGWRTWNATDGFGDISTFGELDGSLFWGQRGEIREVYDGNNVHTVIGTGSFGDKDNGGIVEQIRYVLSDTTDGSDLVAGSSVFINRHVMRPTLTQLPNGNILIAFQSFLDDDANSDKHYTQLFTAIIDPSGNGFDGSTFTPDVTPDVDAGNAGNGDISDVIVSMAAEAGTYTVTCTDDSVSGNEIWSVESPSKATLAEATTGLPYSTDTGMVSFVIEDGATDFANGDVFTFDVAANPAVIQPPTPFEPTEGYHHPVLVSDPNGGGILLVVVHKGSQGDVDYDYNEVEYAVLGYDGAVLAGPTQVSDLDNVDVTMEWPTMPSAVWDGDTFYFVWSEDDDGVGESYLVLGVEENPVDGVSVTSATPADVDEGADASLTIVGSGFEDGAAVDVGGTALTDIAVGSATEITGTLPAGLAVGSYDVTVTNPDTLFGVLADGVTVVTPGDDDDSDDDAGDAGGDDDAGDDDGGGGDDDDDDGGCCGC